From the Helicoverpa zea isolate HzStark_Cry1AcR chromosome 27, ilHelZeax1.1, whole genome shotgun sequence genome, the window CAAGAATTTATTTAGAATCTGGTATGAAACAATGACCTGTCATGGTGCTTATGATGGTACTTGCGAACAATATCGATTGGTTCCGTCACTTAAAATTAGAAGgttcaataaaaatcttaaCCATTCGGTCAATAATCAAAAGACTATTAAGGATTTCAGTGACAGTGAAGGAATTAAAAGTACAGAATAATTTGCACAGTATTTCAGTTTATTACATTGCAGAAACATGGTGGTGACATTTACTGTCCACATCCGCAGGTGCGAGCTCCGTAGCCAAGTTGTCGGCCGGCAGCAGGGATAGCACCAGCGCCGAGTCCATAGCCAGCAGCAAGTCCTGAGGCAGACGCAGCGCCATAGGTACCTGCACCACCATAGGCACCAGCAGGAGCGATGCTCTCAATAGCAGTAACACCGTTACCGCAGCTGTAGCTGACGGCGCCAGCACCGCCGCTTGCCAGCACGCCCTCCAAAGCCACAGCACTCACGAACGGCAGCTCACCAGCCACGGACAGAGCACCATCAAACACATTCTCTGAGTTTATGGAGAGGCCGCTGGGAGCGATGGAGGACACGCTGGAGACAGGCAGAGCTCCGCCACTGGTGGGGATGATGTCCAGACCAATCAGACCGTTGCCAGCCCAGCTGTTACCAGCACAGCCGGACGCTCCCCACCCTGAGGCGATGAGACCAGGAGCCGCCAAGCCTGTCGAGGCTGAGCCGCACGCAGGACCAGCGATAGGTGCACGTCCCCAGCACTGGCTGAATGCACTCTGAGAACAAAGAATCTGTGAGTACTTAGAAAACGGTCTTACATTAGGTACTGTCTTATCAATCACGTAACATAAACTGTGTCAGATGCATTAATtatgcaaataacaatatataaCAATGAACATCACGTTCAAATAACATATCAACTTGAAGCTATTAAATCTCACCTGCACGAGGAGCGCCTGAGCGCAGAGGACGAGGATCATCTTGGCTGCCATTGTAGTTTGTGTCGAAGTGAACTTGAATATGAGTTTTCCAAGAATCGATCCACTATTTATACTGAAACGTAGTGCTTATCTAGTTGTGTTGCAGCAATTTGTGCATTTTGAAATGAACTTTTCGCACCTTTATCAGTAGTTGCAATGTGGGGAAATAGAAAAGTGCATGACTTTGTTTCACCAGaacatagaaacaaaaacacGTTGTTGTGATAAGAGGAGACTTTTGCACTATATAACCGTGGTCTAGAAGTAGGAACATCATTCAGTCTTCAGCTTCTCGTTGAACACAAACATCAAACATGTCTACCTTCGCCGTTCTGTTGCTCTGCATCCAAGCTTGCTTGGTCCAGGTGAGTGTTCCATCTAATTCCTTTATTCCTtcatgatgatgtcctcctagccgattatcggctacggcagctgttctcatgtaaggagattagccaactacgcaggaaatgttatagtgcacgagtatttgcgcagacacaggtgcactcactattcctttactctcatagcccgatgggacggtaatccgacacgaccggagaccgagagatcaggcgcaggaccgacatttacgtgctctccgatgcacgggtgtatcaatcaccagcttccaggctccgggctgctttgtgaaagtcttctaaaacccacaaagcgatttcggcccgactcgggaatcgaacccgagacctcgtgctcagcagccgcacttgcgacagctagaccaacgaggcagttaagtTGCGGTATTCCTTCATAGTCAGTTACGATCAATCAGTCAATCATGTAATGTTGTTTCCACAGAATGTGTTCGGTATCGGGTGTGGCTGCGGGGGTGCAGCTCCCGCCGCTCTCTCCGGCGCCGCTCCCTGCGGCTACGGCCTAGGCTCCGGCCTTGGCTACGGTGCTGGTCTGGTTGGCTCCTTCGGATTGGCTTCTGGTTTGGGTTATGACGGACTCGCCTACCCAGGCGCTGCCGGTTACGGCTCTGGAGTCGCCGCGTACGGCGGCGCCGGTGAAGGCAACGTGGCGGTCGCTGGTGAGCTGCCAGTCACCGGTAACACCGCTCTGTATGGACAGGTGCCCATCATGGGCGCTGTCAGTTTTGGTGGATCTGTCCCGGCTGCTGGTGCCGTGTCTATCTCCGGACAGTGCGCGTGCGGCTGCGGTGCTCCAATTGCTGCTCCTGTATACTGctgaatacaatatttttggtgtaaaaataaaactaacacaAATTGTGCAAAGTATTCTATGTGTTATTCCAAAATTGACCcttaatttcattaattatatCGAGTTGCTGCCAAGACACTTGTGATTTGACCTCGTTCCTGGGTCCATTCCACGttagaggccgtcaggcggattttaGAAATCTCGGACACCTCTAGGTTGCTGCACCCCTCTcgataaaatgtttattgtgtTCTTATCTAAGCCACCAATTGGAGGTCTGTACCTGTTTGAAGCTGTTCGATCTTATGTCATGAGTGATAATGCCAGCCAGAAGCGTACATCTCTGTCTATCTGCAACCACGTATTCCCTACCATCAGGTGAGATAGGGTCAAACCACAGTGAAAGCAAAAAAACTAGGTGTCCCAATTCTCAGAGGAaaaaatttgacatttttcagaACACAATAACAGACTGCGAAGTTCAATATTAAGGATGAATAAACAAGGATGATGAAGAttaacaaaagaagaaaaataatgatttttcaAACATTTGTAAGGTTTAGAATGTTAATAATACTGCTACtactatatttaaattaaatatcagCAAGCAAATTTATAAATAGAATACTATTTATTAGTACTGATATCCGACAAAAGTGAATTGCcctatacattatttatttaattacttcttGCACATACAGTACAATGGAGGACATAACGCCTCAGGCCTGATATCCTcagaactgggagacaaaagccatttgccgccctgaatggagaggcctactaaaaaatgcgatcaaagatttcgaagagcaaaggaaatccgcactggatgcgaagcgtgatgctcttaaggctaaaacaccagtagccattcattataactacgtggacggtattctaacgtgcagccaatgctcacgcacgtttacacataaaatagggtactgcagccatcaaagggcgcatagaagagctgatcatcctagttcttctctcaatgataactgaaagcagtcaccatagccgaaatcggcagggaagtataGTAACGCCTCAGGCGTTCTCTAGCAGTCTACCTTTGGTAGGCGGAGAGAAAGCGTTGGTAGATgcaaacaaacagaaaattaGTATGGAACATGTAACctacatatcgggtgtgtcgtacctaatcacattaaatcctatcatatatactttatgatattctatggcgaattgtaaaaaaataaacctaatcTACTCAGTGGTTTGGCCGCAGGAGTAAATTACTAGTATTTTCCTGACTATCAGAGATAAATTTTAATATCCCGATAAGGTACATATttctaaaattgaattatatagtacagtatgtattaaatatttacaatgaagaagaaaaaaaaaacgctttgaTACTGTACTGACTGGATAGCAGAATTAAAAATCGTTCTATAGTaaacatacaaataattattcCAATTAATTGCTAAATGACAGACTAAAACATAGAAGGAACGAAGGATCTAAAAATGAATTGCGATGAGGACAGAAGAACAAAATTGAAAGAAAGAGCGTTTCTTTTAAATCAGGATTACTTTATTTAGTACAGAATATTCTTATTAGTACACGTATTGGTTTCCGCAGCCGCAAGCGCAGTTGCCGCTGATAGACACGGCACCAGCAGCCGGGACAGCACCGCCGAAGCTCACAGCCCCCATGATGGGCACCTGTCCATACAGAGCGGTGTTACCGGTGACTGGCAGCTCACCAGCGACCGCCACGTTGCCTTCACCGGCGCCGCCGTACGCGGCGACTCCAGAGCCGTAACCGGCAGCGCCAGGGTAGGCGAGTCCGTCATAACCCAAACCAGAAGCCAATCCGTAGGAGCCAGCCAGACCAGTGCCGTAGCCAAGGCCGGAGCCGCAGGGAGCGGCGGTGGAGAGAGCGGCGGGGGTGATGATGGTGGCAGGTGCGTACGCGCCGAGACACTGGCTGAACACAGTCTGTAATAGAAAACCCAAAGATTAAGGGTagttcttttctttttcttatgtGACAAGCTTAACTGCAAACAGAAGTCTGACAATAATCTTTAGCTATTTTGATTTGTTGACTTACCTGTACCAAGCAAGCTTGGATGCAGAGGAACACGACAGCGAAGGGAGACATGTTTGATGTTTTTGTTCAACGAGGGGCTGAAGACTGAATgataagcaataaaaaaactacCCTTTTATACCCaacaaaaaacattacaaaagcTGTTATGTGAAATAGTTATGCGTTATCAAA encodes:
- the LOC124643326 gene encoding chorion class A protein Ld12-like, producing MSTFAVLLLCIQACLVQNVFGIGCGCGGAAPAALSGAAPCGYGLGSGLGYGAGLVGSFGLASGLGYDGLAYPGAAGYGSGVAAYGGAGEGNVAVAGELPVTGNTALYGQVPIMGAVSFGGSVPAAGAVSISGQCACGCGAPIAAPVYC
- the LOC124643323 gene encoding chorion class B protein Ld34-like, with the translated sequence MAAKMILVLCAQALLVQSAFSQCWGRAPIAGPACGSASTGLAAPGLIASGWGASGCAGNSWAGNGLIGLDIIPTSGGALPVSSVSSIAPSGLSINSENVFDGALSVAGELPFVSAVALEGVLASGGAGAVSYSCGNGVTAIESIAPAGAYGGAGTYGAASASGLAAGYGLGAGAIPAAGRQLGYGARTCGCGQ